A window of Lagenorhynchus albirostris chromosome 11, mLagAlb1.1, whole genome shotgun sequence contains these coding sequences:
- the CNPY2 gene encoding protein canopy homolog 2 — protein sequence MKGWGLLALLLGALLGAVGARRSQDLHCGACRALVDELEWEIAQVDPKKTIQMGSFRINPDGSQSVVEVPYARSEAHLTELLEEVCDRMKEYGEQIDPSTHRKNYVRVVGRNGESNELDQQGIRIDSDISGTLKFACESIVEEYEDELIEFFSREADNVKDKLCSKRTDLCDHALHISHDEL from the exons ATGAAGGGCTGGGGTTTGCTGGCCCTGCTTCTGGGGGCCCTGCTGGGAGCTGTCGGGGCCCGGAGGAGCCAGGATCTACACTGTGGAG CTTGCAGGGCTCTGGTGGATGAACTAGAGTGGGAAATTGCCCAGGTGGATCCCAAGAAGACCATTCAGATGGGCTCTTTCCGAATCAATCCAGATGGCAGCCAGTCAGTGGTGGAG GTGCCTTATGCTCGCTCAGAGGCCCACCTCACAGAGCTGCTAGAGGAGGTATGCGACCGGATGAAGGAGTATGGGGAACAGATTGACCCTTCCACCCACCGCAAGAACTATGTACGTGTAGTGGGCCGGAATGGAGAATCCAATGAACTGGACCAACAGGGGATCCGAATTGATTCAGACATCAGTGGCACCCTCAAGTTCGCG TGTGAGAGCATTGTGGAGGAATACGAGGATGAACTCATTGAATTCTTTTCCCGAGAGGCTGACAATGTTAAAGACAAACTCTGTAGTAAGCGAACAG ATCTATGTGACCATGCCCTGCACATATCGCATGATGAGCTATGA